The stretch of DNA ttcatttctcaggaaatggcatcttctcggctgggattaggtcggaagtcctcacttgAATGAatcggcccatccagcctcgatccttgtcctcgtttatgctcgagaacagcactttggtagcccgacgttggagttttattaatccgcctcgaaagaggcgggggttatacaatctgataaggtgatcgagggtgaaagggagcctttcgactttgctcacgaagaatcggagcagaataacaattcgccaaaaggaagggtggatttggtctagggttatttgatactgACGGTAAAAAATTAACGACGACGAGGTCGGGGGgcccaatgtgaaagggtaagtgtaaacacttagaaacccttccacatgggtagtaGTATCTTCTTCGGGCGTCGGGATCACCACTTATTTGCCCTCCtagttgcagtctttctttacctgcttaaggtatccctcagttatcgaacatatatacctcgacattggctcgcatcgaccaggaatcgacgaggctttatcggttTTGAAATCGGAGTTTAGTGTGCACCCCCTAGGAATGCATTCCTCAAGACGGGGTTCCACCGACGTTTTCCTGCCAGCTGGTTGAGAAGATGAAACAACTTCTTTTTGTGGTACCGTTTTcaatgtttttgccatttttgtgtaAGTTTAAAGAAAATGAAGATAATGGGACTTGACGTTTGAGAAAGGATTAACAGCAAAACCTGAAGATTTGTAAAAGGAAAGAACTTAAGAGatgtaaaagctttggagattagaagaaagtaaaagtaaagtttgaatcaatgagAAATGGGTATATTTATTGGATTCATGGCGACGGTTCAaaggcactagtggccgaccaccaactgacacTCATTAATGATTTGGGAAACTgtaccgacgggacgtttcggtCACTCCTGTCACTTACGTCAcgaggatgacgtcatgacaggtcgaggtagaaaatcgaaggctcaattcattTCTtgccatttcactccaaaaaatgaggggactatctgtatacggttaaaatcgggtccacccgattttactacttgaccgagaccgggaggttgcatcgaaggatggccttgtaacggaacagactaaatcacgaggataaggtaccgagttcataATCGAGGTACCTGTTGAGATCGatgctagtagcgatcgaagccaaatgagacagatatcgagcaagatcgaagatagcacaataacagaaaggcgagatatccgtgactggtcgagaatcatggcgtaaatcttgGAACgtatcaaatcagaaacggttaattagctaataaggggatttccttctgtaattataactataccataagtggaactcctctactatttaaagggggttctaatcatttgtaagcGACATTGTTCACATAAagcaatataatttttttttctcgtttatactattgttcatcgacttgttatattttgattgttcttacatcaaccagttcgagggtaacCAAAttcgagggctgagttccattctaatattggtttgctttactttatagttcatttctgttattaatcttcatatttatcaattggtattaagtgaaatcacgtgtccttagaaccacattataagtttaattattatccgattttaagggtataaatatgtatatatatatatatatatatatatatatatatatatatatatatatatatatatattgtacgATTTTTGCCGAGGCTGTCGGGTTCCGATGGCCCCTCTACCACCCACGTAGGTCTGTCTCTGTATGTGAAAATATCTATCGTGTATTTATTGTGATGATATAAATGTCAAATACTAGTAAGGGTTTTTACCAGTGATACCTTCCTcatattttttcttcaatttctttgaaAGACCTTAAATGGTTAGAAAATGAACAATAAAATTTCAGGTCAACGAAGATTAACAAGACACATTTTGGATGGCAAATTATGGAACATATTGAGGTGCAAGTAGTGATGCAATATCTTCCTTTATTCCAACTTAATAATTACAGAAAAAAGACCCAAAAAAAGTGGCTCGTAATAATTGGTCAAAATACATTAAATTAATCAACCGACTATTTTGGGGAGAAGACGTGCACAAAACTCTCAACATTATGCTTACTTCCCATTAACCATTTTTAATTAACTAATAATTGATAAAATTATGAAGTGGACTCAATCAAAGGGTTTCATTATTGCTATCTTTTCTTAGGTGACGTGGCTTTATCTTATTGGTTAACATATTTAAAACTCTCTCATTATCCTAGATTTTTAATCCCACTCGAAGCCAGATATTCTGGTATCTGTTGACTAATCTATGTCTCTGAGGGGCAAAATTGTCCTTTCACAAAATATCCAAAATGCACCGCGGGGTAATCCAAAGATCTGAACCATGTGCAGCGGCAAAGCTACTACACGTGCTAACGATGAAAAGGTTATGATTGTACACGCGCAAGTCCATGGTATCAACATGTTGTTATGACTGAGACTAAGACACGTGTCGCTTGTACGGTGATTCATAAACTCCCAACTAATTCGGGAGCAACCTGAACGTAAGTACAAATTAATGCAGATCCAACAACCTACTTAGGCGAACTGTAGATTTTTTTGTTCTCATTTGGTTTCTGATACCCGCATTGAGGTTCTAAAAATCGATTAAAGAGTGAAGCGTCCCATACTAAGATTTTCTCCATTTCTAGAATATGTATTCGAAATCTCAAATTAAATGTGGAAAGATCCGATATATCTTAACACAATTTGAAATTTCTGAACAATAAATTTGACTAATAGATCGCAACTATAAATGTAAAAGGCAAAAATTTATTCGTGCTCAACAAAAAATTAATGAACACAAGACATGTAACTTTCATACAAacatttatgatttaaatataattaaataatatgcatttttaatttaattcttaCCCGCTAAAGTTATATTACTTGATTTGATATGATCATCCGATACATACAAGTGTTTCATGTAAAACAATGCTCAACCAGACCTCCAGAAACCTAATACTCCTACTATTATCGGTGCTTATTGAAAATAATAAAGTAAAAAGATACATTTTTTATCATCATGCTGCAGCTCTTAAATAAAAACTCTAATTTTTCCATTGAAGATTTTCCAAAACTACATACTATTGTTTAAAGATTTAGACTTAACAATCTGTTCCAATTCAATTTTGATGttcaattttgaaaaatataaaaattgtgATAAAATATATGTGATTCTTTGTGTTTCACTTATTTGTTTCTACTCAAGCATAGTGTTTAGTTTCTTAGAGAAAATGTTGTAGATTGAACATCTCACCATTGTTCATAGTAATTTTCTTAAGAGCATAAATATATACGTAAATCACAGTTAGAGCAGGATTTTTATTAAGCagattcaaaaaatttaaaacgtAAGCATACAAAAAAACTAAGGGGATTCaacatcaaatatatatatatatatatatatatatatatatatatatatatatatatatatatatatatatatatatatattttttttttttattatttatgtaCACAATATAATTTTCGGACGAAGAGGTTAGAACCACATCTGCCCACCTAGCTTCGCCCCGTTACAGGTATAGCAAATAAGTTTGTTCTGAGAATTTTCTTGTATAAAATAGGTATAGCTAAACCAACAAGAATCCTAACAACCCTAGTACAAGCAACGCCACTTTTTCAAGTGTAATTAAGTGTCATTTCTATATTTAGCTATATCTTAAACTTTAAATGCATCTTACACTTTATAGTTCTAGTCGTGATTACGTTGGACCTGTAGCAGCAAAATGACTCATTTTGATTTGTCTAGATAATTTATGTATTGACGGTACAAAATATTTACATAATAAGTCAATTAAAAGataattataaataataataataataataataataataataataataataataataattcctaACTTAAAATAAATGGTAAGTGACCCATTATAACATGTTAAATTATAACGACAAGATAAGAAATTTATTCTACTCTCAGTGCATAAAGCTTGAAGGCAACTCGGTGCACGAAATATTCCAGATTTACGAAGGATCCCGGGAAGGGCCGCATCTCAAGGGATGTGATAATGCAACCTACCCTGATACAAGTATCAATAACTGATTTTACGACTCAAACCCGTGATACATATCTTAAAGCATTTATATTTTGTACATTGATGGCGCATAAATATTTCACACCATCAAATTAAATTTGCTGCAATAATAGATAACTATTTATACATAACAAAAAAATCGATCTGATAACTTGAAAAATAGCAAATAATCTGTTATAATTAAACTAAATTGATGGTGTAAAAATTTGTACcaatatatataagttaaattctATCTTTAAATGCATCTTACAGTTTTTATAGTTCTAATCATTATAGTTAGTACTACGTAGTATTTAGGAATTATAGTAGCAAAATGAATCATTCTGATTGGTCAAAGACTATAGGCATTTCATGGTAATGCATGTAGACAATCCCAACTCTTTGCTACCATTTTCAAAGCCTCCAACCTCTCTCCTACACAAGTCTTTCTTTCTCCAAACCTCTCTCTGTCATAACTCATGACATTTGAGCCCTAagctctttttctctttttttccctttcttgtcCTACACATATTCTTACAAATATCTTTACATAGTAATATACACACATCTCATATTTCTTTGTCCAAATTATATTGTACCCATTGACATATTTAAAGATTACTATTAGGATATTCATATTTAACATATTAATACCCTTTTGAGCTTTAGTTTCGAACCTGAAATCTTGTTATTTCAGTCTCTGCATCTTCCACTAAAGGTGGTTTTCTTTTAAATAATATCATTTATTGTTCATATTTAGCTTCTTTCTTGTGTTTTTGTCCATTTTTTTTGCTAGTTTTAGGGCTTTGAATTTTGAAATCTGGATTTGTATTTTCTATTTTCAAATAAATTTGTAATATTTTTGTTTAGGGGTTTTGTTGGTTCAATTTATTAGTATATTTTCAATGGATATAAATGAAGTTGGGTTTCAGGTGAAACATaacaaatttttaacttttggtTGCATTGGGTAAAATCTGTGTGTTACCCTTTTGCTATTATGGAAATATTAAGTCAGAGCTGAAAGGAATTTAATGATGTGATAATTTGTAAACATagaattatcttgcacttattaaAGACACCTGGTATATTCTGCTGTTTATGGAATTCTGTAGAATGGCTGTATATTCGTGAAATATTTTCACTTATTAAAGACAACTGGTATATTCTGCTATGTATTGATTTAGAATGTTCTGTTTTTGGGCCTCTTGTCTTAAATCTTACCTTTTGTTATGTTATAACAGACAGTTTTTCATGAAAATTTAAGGAtcttgtattttcttatttttagattTCTGTTATTACTTATTGTTTCTTGCGCTTACGTTTTCTGTTTGGTTTCCTGGTTGCTTGCAGTTACTCCTTCCTCTCTATCTTTCCCGGGCCGAGTGTCTTCCTGAAACAAATTTTCTACTTTCTTCAGGTACGGTCAAGGTCTGCTTACATTCTAtcctcccagaccccactagtggggttattatattgggtttgttgttgttgttgatgtctcACTTGTTTCTTACAATCAATGGCATACCTAAGTGTGTCGAAGGCGGTTCAATTGAATCTCCTTAGCGGGAGTTTGGATGTaggaattgtaaaatttcaaagaaaagtgaaattttttttaAGGGAAAATGctatttgaaaattagaattgtgtttggacatgaatataattttgggttatttttgaagttttgtgagtgatttgagttaaaattttgaaaaataactttttggaatttttaaaatttttaaaaaattccaaaattcaatcTTTTATggtcaaacactgatttcgaaaaaagtaaaaaagttcTTATGCCAAACGGACTCTTAGTTAaaataagtttttttttaattgttgaattcccttgattgttattGGAACATTTCAATGTGATGAAGTTGTATCCCAACATGGTAAGCCAAACTCTTCGGAATATTAGTTAGAGTCTTTCACCTGTACTTTATCTCTTACTCCACATCCCTTGCTGTATTAATGACTCTATATAAAGTTGAGAAGATTATATAAAGTGAAAGCAAATTCCTGTGGTTTTATAATAGTTAAGTATATCCATTCACTGTGCAAGTTTGCATTTTTTTCGAATCCTCTAGTTAGAATTCCTGAGTCCGCTAttgtttataaaaatataaaaacctTTATTCAGAAAATTTGCTTGCTTTGTCGTCACTGCAGGGAAGCATTTGGATGGAATGATTTGCTGGAATTGCATGTCCAAAGTTGGACAAATTTCAGCATAGAATGTGGCAGAGAAGCTTTAAGATGGATCTTGTTAGTTTGCTTCTTGCTAAATCTTGTCCTGATTTTCAGCTTTAAGATGGATCTTGTTAGTTTGCTTCTTGCTAAATCTTGTCCTGATTTTCACTTTCGCTCCTCCAAATTcaatttttttgttgttgtggTAAGATGCAAAATCTCCATTTAATTGTTAATTGTTTTGGAAAAAGAATATCACAAAATATTGGTTGCAtatgaggtaggggtaaggtctgcgtacactctacccttcctaaaccccactagtgggattacagTGGGTTGTTATatagaaaatttcatatttttctcaaTGGGTAATATGTCAAAAATATTTAAGTCCTGTTAATATAAAAAATTGGAGTTCCGAAATCGTGTTTAATTCAAGTTCCTTATGAAATTAGTATTTGCATGATTATCTTCTAGTTGAGATACTGTTTTTTTCCCCCTGGCTAGTTAATGCTTAACGTTAAAAAGCAATTAAAAATATGGTAGTCACAGGTAGATTTGATATAAATCATTGATTAGGATTTGATATATGTTAGTTACTTAATTCATGTCTAATTAGGTTTTATAGTCAAAATAATATAATCCTATGTTAGAAGATTAACTCAACGTTGGATTAGGAAACCTAAATTATTTAGGATTTGATATATGTTACAGTTATCCAATTCATATCTACTTAGGTTTTGTAGTCAAAATAATATAAGAATAGGTATTTCAGTAGTCAAACTAGTTTTGCACTATTATAAATAGGAGTGCTACTACGTATTTTCTTGTATGAAAAATTGTGGAGAATATTACTTTAACATTGCAAGACCTCTCTTTAGATACTGAATTGCTCTTTGTACTTGAGATGGAGTTATACAAAATAATACAGAGACCCTTTGTGTTCTTTCCTAACTCATCTGAAAAATATGCAGACAATAGAAGTTTTGAACAATGAGGAGATAATGTTAGGCTAACTTCTGCCCTGCTATCGCATGGCCCCAAGACAATCCCGCCTCAGCTCCAGACGATCTCGTAAAAAAATCCTTTTTATCGCGCTCTTGATACTTCTACCGATTTTGTTCTTTGGCGTTTACCTCCACGGCCACAAAATCTCCTATTTTTTCCGTCCGCTGTGGGACAAACCTCCACCTCCGTTTGAGCATTTGCCACATTATTATGCTGAAAACGTTTCGATGGATAATCTTTGTCGCCTACATGGATGGACCCTACGTTCTGAACCACGTCGTGTATTTGATGGGATCATATTCAGCAACGAGCTAGACTTGCTCGAAGTAAGGTGGCGCGAGCTCTATCCTTATGTTACAAAATTTGTGATCTTGGAAGCCAATACTACTTTTACTGGAATCCCAAAGCCATTGTACTTCTCTGATCATCGCGAACGATTTGCCTTTGCTGAGGAAAAGATAGTACATGGTGTGTTTCCTGGCCGCGTTGCTTCTCCTGGTTTACAGGAAGATCCTTTTAAACTAGAAGCACAACAGCGTATCGCAATGAACAGGTTACTTAAAGTTGCTGGTATTGCTGATGGTGACCTTCTCATTATGTCGGACACGGATGAAATCCCGAGCCAACACACTATTAAATTGCTCCAGTGGTGTGACGGGGTTCCCCCCGTCCTGCATCTGGAGCTTAGACATTACATGTATTCCTTTGAGTTCCCTGTTGATTATAGTAGTTGGCGCGCCACTAGTCACATTTACAACAGGTGGACTCAGTACCGACATTCGCGCCAAACAGATGTTATACTTTCTGATGCAGGGTGGCATTGTAGCTTTTGCTTTCGGCATCTGCAAGATTTTGTGTTAAAAATGACTGGCTATAGTCACGCCGACAGAGTGCGACGTAAAAACTTCTTAAAACATTCTAGGATTCAAAAGCTTATTTGTGAGGGAGCTGATCTATATGATATGTTACCTGAGGAGTATTCTTTTCAGGAATTGATCAAGAAAATGGGATCAATACCTCGCTCAGCATCTGCGGTTCACCTTCCTACCTATGTCATTGAAAATGCAGATAAGTTTCGATTCCTTCTCCCGGGAGGTTGTCAGCGATCACCATGATTCCCTTcatttgtcaatttttttttttggcttagAATTTGCAATTGTAAAAGAGATAGTTGTAATGGATGTTAGATGTCAGTTATTGGTGTTTTTTCCCATCAAATCTGCAGCAGATGGTTTAGCTGTTGTTAGCTGAGTTTTGTCCAATGAGAAAATAGGTTCTTTTACCTTTGCTAAGGGTGTATACACATTTTAAATCAATAATTGTCAAATGAAAGCATTGTTCTTGTTAACTGCTCTAGTTGTGTTAGTTGATAGACTTTTGCTTTTGCTACTTCTTATTGTCCTTGCTCTTTCGTCATCTTTCCTTGAGTcgggggtctatcgaaaacagtttCTCTGCCCTCACAAGGTAAAGGTAAGGTCTGCTACACACTATTCTCCTCAGATCCCATTTGTGGAATTACACTaagtttgttgttattgttattgattAGACTTTTGCTTTTAGTACTGCAACTTGGAACTGCACACTCACACCTTTTTAGGACAATAAATTACTGTCAAGGTGCAAAGTGTGTCTCAGATCTAGAAAAAGGGTTGGAACAAATGGAGAAAAAGGAAAATAGGAAACTCCACAAATGACTAAAAGAAGGAAAAGGCAAGAAAAAAGAGTGTAGGTAAGATTCTCCAGAAAGAGGAGAGAATCATTCCTTTCCCTTTATGAATTTCTCCTTGCCCCTCTTTGAAGGTCTCTTTTGGCATGATTTAAGTGAACAAAAATTGAGGTTTTCCTTAAATTGGTGATCTTTTTTAGTTTCCTTTTGCATCTTTCGTTGAGCGAGTGTTTACAAGATAGGTTTAAGTTCTGCGTACACAATACTTTCGAAATCCCACTTGTAAAATTTTACTGGGTGATTATTGTTATTGATGATCCTTTTTTAATATGTCAATTATGGACTAGCGGAAGGTAATTGGTGACGAAATTATAACCAGTAAATGGTGATTAGTTGAGCTCCTTTTGACGAAAAATTTATATAAATAGGTTAAGTATTACTTTTTATACAACGACTCAATTTCAAACAATTGAGGTCGGCTTCATGAATCCGTACTgacaataatttttatttatatattctaTTAAATTTTGAACATTCTTAAAAAAATATTGGCTTCACCACGTGTGGTATCATAAGTCACTTGTCAAGTGCAAGTTGTAAAGTTGGTCTTCCTTCAACCAAAAATTGGAGTATTTGATTTTCTTgattaaaagaaaagaaatagaacagaaaagaagaagaaattaatCTTCTTCATTTGAAATTTCCTCTTCTATTTATAGTATACCTACTACCTAATGGACACATAAGTCAACCCTTGTTGATTAAGCAAATAATATAGTTAGTGGATTTAGCAGCCAGTCACAACTAAGCACATCATTTTACTATATTTAGTGGTACCTGTCATTTCATCAACAGGGAAAAAGATTCACTTTAAACATGTAAATACGTTAGATTAGAATGAGACAAGTTACATATAAGGTTGTTGAGAAGCACTAACTTTTGTATAATATAATAAAGCACGAAAATCTTTAGCAAAAAGTTCTTATTTTTTTgacattttaaaaataaagtttACATTAAATAAAATTGTCATTTTACTTATCTTCATACAATATTTAGGACTTTTACATTAACAAAAATTCTATTTATTATATCTCTTCTTATTTAAACTATGAAAAAAAAGAAGTTTAAAAATCAATGGAGAGTTTACCTTATATAAGTGATTCACTGTAATTATGATGCAAAAAAAAAACGATAGAAGAGGCCGAAAATAGATTAACGTTTCAAATATCCTTTCTACCAGGAGTATTTGATTTTGTTTGGCCAAAATCACTTATAAATTGAACTTTCCATGTTtctatttgtttaaatttttattttgttaatACAAATCATAATAACACTGCATAGAATTGTTCTTACTAAGTTTTTGAGCATTGAAGAATTATTCTTACCAATTAAAAGTATCTCGTCGATTTTTATATTCATTAAATTGGATTTTACGCTAAACAAAATAATTATTCAGTTACTTTCCTAACAAATAAGACTTTTTAATCACATAAAATTttatttactaaatctatatTTATTAGAATAATAGTGTTCTAATATCATGAATTTTAAAATCAATTAAGATTTTACCTTATAaactaatagtaaaaattaaaactaaggGCTCTTAGAATCTTTTTAACATTATTAGTTCATTATCacaaatttaaataattaagaGTTTACCTTACATAACTATAATACCTTCCATGTTAGTATTTCTAATGTttagtatttaaaaattagaaaaaaacacGTGTTACTTGTCAAAATACTCTTGAAATTAAATAACGCAGATGGAATTGTGAATGTGCTATTTTCTTTATATCATAAATCAATTACTATTTGAAGTCTAAATAAGTGCAATATAGAAAGATAAATAGTTAAACGCCACGATATTAATTAATGATGAATTTAAAGATAAATAGTCAAACATCAGGATATTAATCACTGATGAATTTTTAATGGTAATTTCTGATTTCTATACCATTATAGTTGAACTACTTTCCTAcgtaaataatattatttatattttatttttataatattaaaaaataatactGAATAATTAGAACAAAAAATTAGCAAAACTTATAAGAGATAGAGGTGATTAGCAATAGTCAATAACACTAATGATTCTTCAAATACAAAGATCCAAAGTGAAATGTCAAATACATTTTTACCTTATAATAATAGAATTTTATTGCATAATTGAAATTCGGAATGAACGAATACTAAGAATTTACATAAAATACATTATTTCCTTTAGAATTAAGAAAACATTATTACGTTTTAAAATTAACTATAGCAAAAGATCCAATTCAATTCTTTTTTAAACTAATCATCGCACAATAAATTATTTCTTAAGTACACAAAACTCTTGgaatataaaaataaagtaaaatcatTTATAGAATAGTAACTTTAAACTGGCTAAGAGAAAATTTAAAGCAATAAGGATAGAACAGTTGAAGACAAAATATATTCTAACGAATGACAAACCATTATATTTTATATGAATTAAATTACTCCTTTTGAAAA from Nicotiana tomentosiformis chromosome 11, ASM39032v3, whole genome shotgun sequence encodes:
- the LOC104096764 gene encoding uncharacterized protein codes for the protein MAPRQSRLSSRRSRKKILFIALLILLPILFFGVYLHGHKISYFFRPLWDKPPPPFEHLPHYYAENVSMDNLCRLHGWTLRSEPRRVFDGIIFSNELDLLEVRWRELYPYVTKFVILEANTTFTGIPKPLYFSDHRERFAFAEEKIVHGVFPGRVASPGLQEDPFKLEAQQRIAMNRLLKVAGIADGDLLIMSDTDEIPSQHTIKLLQWCDGVPPVLHLELRHYMYSFEFPVDYSSWRATSHIYNRWTQYRHSRQTDVILSDAGWHCSFCFRHLQDFVLKMTGYSHADRVRRKNFLKHSRIQKLICEGADLYDMLPEEYSFQELIKKMGSIPRSASAVHLPTYVIENADKFRFLLPGGCQRSP